In Thermococcus sp., one DNA window encodes the following:
- the pcp gene encoding pyroglutamyl-peptidase I gives MKVLVAGFEPFGGESINPSWEAVKALPDEMAGAEVVKHRLPVTFRGVKEILPRLIVKERPDVVVLTGQAGGRPNITVERVAINVMDSEMPDNEGFKPEDEPVFEGAPAAYFSTLPIKAIVKALREEKIPASVSNTAGTYVCNTAMFTALHTIAVAGMETRAGFIHVPYSHEQALDKPKPSMALETIEKAVEVAVRTSIKA, from the coding sequence ATGAAGGTTCTGGTTGCGGGTTTCGAGCCCTTCGGTGGCGAGAGCATCAACCCCTCATGGGAGGCCGTTAAAGCACTTCCCGACGAGATGGCTGGAGCGGAGGTAGTGAAGCACCGCCTCCCGGTGACGTTCAGGGGCGTTAAAGAAATCCTCCCGAGGCTCATCGTGAAGGAAAGGCCTGACGTGGTGGTTCTGACGGGCCAGGCCGGAGGGAGGCCAAACATAACCGTTGAGAGGGTGGCTATAAACGTCATGGACTCGGAAATGCCCGACAACGAGGGGTTTAAGCCAGAAGACGAGCCGGTCTTTGAAGGCGCTCCGGCTGCCTACTTCTCAACCCTCCCGATAAAGGCCATCGTGAAGGCTTTGAGAGAGGAAAAGATACCTGCTAGTGTCTCGAACACCGCCGGAACCTACGTGTGCAACACCGCCATGTTCACGGCTCTCCACACGATAGCGGTAGCGGGAATGGAAACTAGGGCCGGCTTCATACACGTTCCCTACAGCCACGAGCAGGCCCTCGACAAACCGAAACCCTCGATGGCCCTTGAGACCATAGAGAAGGCCGTAGAGGTCGCGGTTAGAACCTCCATCAAGGCCTGA